From the genome of Mucilaginibacter paludis DSM 18603:
TCTGCTGTACGCTGAAAAAACTGTATTTCCCGGTTTGCTCGTTTAAAAAAATATTATGTGCCATGATATTTTAATTTAAAATGGTTACTAAATGAATGTGGATAGATTAGAATGGCAGGTCGTCCTTTTCGTCCGTTGCCTTTTCCGAAGCAGTTGCGGCTGCATTGGTTTCGCTTTCCTTTTTAGCCGCATAGGCCAAAACATTAATGTAGTTGGCAAGGAAGTCGAGCGAAGCCCCATTATCCCCGGTATTGGTGGTATAACCCCGTGCGCTCAATCGACCGTCCAACCGGACTACCGCCCCTTTGCGCAGTACTTTCGCCACGTTGGTGTTAAACCAGTAGGAGCAGTTAAAAAAGGTGGCGATTTGCTTTGTTTCGTCGCTGCCTTTCGGTTTGTAACTGTCGTTGTCCACGATGCTGAACCGTACGACCTCTTTGCCACTCTCCAACGTTTTTACGGTGGCATCCGCTGTTAATTTTCCTGTGATCTGTTGCATAACTCATGCTTTTAAAAAGTGAATAAATGATTCTGTTAACTTTTCCTTTTTTAAGCCGCCTGCCCCGAAAAGCATTTTTTCAAAAGAAAAACGGAAAAAAAGAAAGCAGGTAAGTCAGGGGGCAAATAGCGTGAGGCCAAAAGGAAACGGAATAATTGGAGGGGACCCTTCAGGGGAGGCGGCCGTTTATGCCGTAGTCTTTTGGCATAGCGAAGCGGCAGCTATTGGCCACCATACCTTAGCTGCCTTTTTATCCGTTTCGATTGAAAAAAGATCGGACAGGTGTCTTTTAATTTCGTTGATATTTAAGTCAGTTACCGGAAGCAGCAGCAGGAAAATCCCGCGACAGCGGGCAACAGAACTGTATTTGGTTTCGCGTATGATGAGCAACAAGCCATGACTGCATGACCGCAGTGCAGCGAAGGGAAGTAAGGAGTGGCGGGGCGAAGAATAGCGAAATGGAATACGCCTATGGAAAGGCATATTCCTTTCGCAATATGCGATAGCATAGCGGAAGGTATAAGGCCGATATAGTGGATTAAAGGAACTATAAGATCTTCCTTTGTAGAAAAAAGCTACAGCAAACCGTTAGGGATGTGAGCGGATAGCCCGGAATGCAATGAGGACTTGCAGCGGGCAGCCCGGCCCGCAGGGAACGGCCAGATATTAAATCGAAATAAGTTGCCGGTGAAATAATAAATATGCATATTTAGCCACTTTGTTAGCAGCTTTGTACAATCATCGTCGGTTACGGTGTCGTTGTATTATGAAGCGAGGAACCGGTTGCGTTGCCACTATGAAAATTCACCAATCGCTGCCATACCCACTTTTGCCGACGGTTTTCGTTTTAGTCCTTATATTATTTTTCCCCTCGATAAGTAGTGCCCGGTTTGTATTGGATCAATCCAGTACAACTGGTGCATATACTGCCCTGCAAAGGATTGCGTTAGGGCTGGGCTTGTCAATAAACGGTGGTTTTGTGGTAACAATTAAACCGGGCTACGCACTATTGGCCCCTTTACTAAGAAATTGCCCCGGTTGCGTAGTTGTTGATATGGAAAAGGGCACAGCGATCACCAGCCAGGCAAATGCGAATCTCCCGGTCATCAATGGCATGGCAATAGCCCAATACCTTAATAAATTGACGCATCCTATTCAAATGATGCAGGTAAAAAGTAGCGGGTCAAG
Proteins encoded in this window:
- a CDS encoding single-stranded DNA-binding protein; the encoded protein is MQQITGKLTADATVKTLESGKEVVRFSIVDNDSYKPKGSDETKQIATFFNCSYWFNTNVAKVLRKGAVVRLDGRLSARGYTTNTGDNGASLDFLANYINVLAYAAKKESETNAAATASEKATDEKDDLPF